A DNA window from candidate division KSB1 bacterium contains the following coding sequences:
- a CDS encoding NAD-dependent epimerase/dehydratase family protein: MKALVTGARGFIGSHLVEALLKKKYEVRCLLRKKRGGNAWLQDLEVEIVEGDLTQPESLLGAVKEMDYVFHLAGSTKANSKEEFDRSNFQGTKNLVEATMKANSTLKRFVHISSLAVGGPSQNGKPLTESEPSHPVSNYGRSKLKAENVVLENAKEIPVAIIRPPAVYGPRDKDMFELFKYARRGRCLEIIGGTQQLSIIYAKDLVDGIILAAEKDKAAGQVYYLCNDEVYSAKEVGDLLAGSIGKKARTLRIPLLLVFLLSCGGEIYSKLLKRPSLFSLDKYREIKQASWICDNAKAKKELGFRAEFSLKEGFKETADWYLTNGWL, encoded by the coding sequence TTGAAGGCATTGGTTACAGGCGCGCGAGGATTCATTGGCAGCCATCTTGTAGAAGCTCTTTTGAAAAAAAAATATGAAGTGAGATGTTTGCTGCGAAAAAAAAGGGGCGGCAATGCATGGCTGCAGGATTTAGAAGTTGAAATTGTTGAAGGCGATCTCACTCAACCGGAGTCACTTTTGGGGGCTGTAAAAGAAATGGATTATGTCTTCCATTTGGCGGGCTCAACAAAGGCTAACAGCAAGGAGGAGTTTGATAGAAGCAACTTCCAGGGCACAAAAAATTTAGTTGAAGCAACCATGAAGGCGAATTCCACACTCAAAAGGTTTGTTCACATCTCGAGTTTGGCAGTTGGCGGCCCAAGTCAAAATGGCAAGCCGCTAACGGAAAGCGAGCCGTCTCACCCGGTTTCCAATTATGGTAGAAGTAAATTAAAAGCAGAGAATGTTGTCCTCGAAAACGCAAAAGAAATACCGGTTGCGATCATCCGTCCGCCGGCTGTTTATGGCCCGCGGGATAAAGATATGTTTGAACTTTTTAAATATGCCAGGCGCGGCCGGTGTCTCGAGATCATTGGCGGCACTCAGCAGTTAAGTATTATTTACGCAAAAGATCTGGTGGACGGGATCATTCTTGCAGCCGAAAAAGATAAAGCTGCAGGACAAGTTTATTACTTGTGCAACGATGAGGTTTATTCAGCAAAAGAAGTCGGTGACTTGCTAGCCGGCTCAATTGGGAAGAAAGCTCGAACTTTGAGAATTCCTCTGCTTTTGGTTTTTTTGTTATCTTGTGGCGGAGAAATCTATTCCAAGTTACTTAAACGGCCAAGCCTTTTTAGTCTTGACAAGTATCGCGAAATAAAACAAGCTAGCTGGATATGTGACAATGCCAAAGCAAAAAAGGAACTCGGCTTTCGTGCCGAGTTCAGCTTAAAGGAAGGGTTTAAAGAAACCGCAGATTGGTATTTGACAAATGGTTGGCTTTAA
- the murQ gene encoding N-acetylmuramic acid 6-phosphate etherase: protein MEEKVFTELKGLVTESRNPASEGIDKKSTEKILRIINSEDQLVAKAVEGEISFIAQAVEILVDAFKRGGRLFYVGAGTSGRLGVIDAAECPPTFGSDPEMIQGIIAGGHEAFFRAQEGSEDCENAGVNDLITAGFTEKDIACGIAASRRTPYVMAAIQQAIEIGGKTIYVTCNPRSELNIEVDVAICPVTGPEVVMGSTRMKAGTATKLVLNMLTTAAMIRLGKVFGNMMVDLQMNSRKLEERAKKTVMMVTGIDYLEATAVLKKAGGHVKTAIVMNLGCMDENEARRKLRTSDGFVHGAISNNL, encoded by the coding sequence ATGGAAGAAAAGGTCTTTACAGAACTAAAAGGTTTAGTTACGGAATCCAGAAATCCCGCCTCTGAAGGAATCGATAAAAAGAGTACAGAAAAAATTCTTAGAATAATCAATTCCGAAGATCAACTCGTTGCCAAAGCGGTTGAGGGCGAGATCTCATTTATTGCTCAAGCAGTTGAAATCTTAGTAGATGCTTTTAAACGAGGCGGCCGGCTTTTTTATGTTGGTGCAGGCACAAGCGGACGGTTAGGGGTTATAGATGCTGCCGAATGTCCGCCAACCTTTGGTTCAGATCCTGAAATGATTCAAGGAATTATCGCGGGCGGGCATGAAGCGTTTTTTAGAGCCCAAGAGGGCAGCGAGGATTGCGAAAATGCCGGAGTAAACGATTTGATCACGGCCGGATTTACTGAGAAGGATATAGCCTGCGGCATCGCTGCGAGTCGAAGGACGCCTTATGTCATGGCGGCAATTCAGCAGGCGATAGAAATTGGTGGCAAAACAATTTATGTCACTTGCAACCCGCGTTCGGAATTAAATATCGAGGTGGATGTGGCCATCTGTCCCGTTACCGGTCCGGAAGTCGTCATGGGTTCGACTCGCATGAAAGCGGGCACCGCGACCAAGCTGGTGTTAAATATGCTTACGACGGCGGCGATGATTCGCCTGGGTAAAGTGTTTGGCAACATGATGGTCGACTTGCAAATGAACTCCCGTAAATTAGAGGAGAGGGCAAAAAAAACCGTGATGATGGTGACCGGAATTGATTACCTGGAAGCGACTGCTGTTTTAAAGAAAGCCGGGGGTCATGTTAAAACTGCGATCGTTATGAATTTAGGTTGTATGGATGAAAACGAAGCTCGAAGAAAACTAAGAACCAGCGATGGCTTCGTACACGGGGCTATTTCAAACAATCTTTAG